GGAATCCTTGGTATGCACAATATCGTCAAACGCGCGGTAGTTGTGAATGACCAAATTGTGATTCGTCCAATGATGTATCTGGCTCTATCTTACGACCATAGAATTGTAGATGGAAAGGAAGCAGTTCAGTTCCTTGTGAAAATTAAAGAAATGGTAGAGGACCCAACAAGGCTCCTCTTCGAGGTATAGGCACGAATATGGAACAATATGATATCGTTGTCATTGGTGCAGGCCCTGGTGGGTATGTGGCTGCGGTTCGCGCAGCCCAACTCGGGAAAAAAGTAGCCATCATTGAAAAAAGAAAAACTCTCGGGGGGACTTGTCTCAACGTAGGTTGTATCCCTTCCAAAGCTCTTCTCGATTCTTCTGAAGAATATCACAAAACAAAACACAAATTAGCGGATCACGGAATCTCCGTGAAAGATGTCAAAATAGACATCGCTAAAATGATGGCTCGCAAAGACAAAGTGGTGAGCGAAGTGACATCAGGTGTCGACTACCTGATGAAAAAAAACAAAATCACTCGTTACCTAGGTCACGCGAGTTTTGTTTCTAAAACAGAAATTTCTATTACCTCAGAAGATGGAAAAAAAGAAACCATCTCTGGAACGAATATCATCATTGCTACCGGATCGACTCCGATTGAAATCCCTCCCCTTCCTGTGGATGGAAAAAATATAGTGACCTCGGACCATGCGATTGCACTAGACTCTGTTCCCGAACACCTAATCATTGTAGGTGCGGGAGTGATCGGGCTCGAACTCGGATCGGTATGGTTACGACTTGGTGCAAAAGTCACAGTGGTGGAACTCATGCCACGACTTTTCGGAACCGCTGACCAAGCGATGGCTTCCCTTGCCGAAAGACTATTAACACAGCAAGGAATCAACTTTCTCTTTGAAACCAAAGTCCATGGTGCCAAGGTCAAAGGCAAAAAAGTAGAAGTCGAAATCGAAGGCAAAGACGGCAAAAAATCCATTCTCGAAGGAGACAAGGTTCTTGTTTCCATTGGTCGCCGCCCCAACACAGACGGACTTGGTGCCAAAGAAATTGGTGTCGAGATGACAGACCGTGGTCGTGTCAAAGTGGAACTCAACAAATTCCAAACCAATGTTCCTAATATTTATGCCATTGGTGATGTGGTGGACGGACCCATGCTTGCTCACAAAGCAGAAGACGAAGGGATAGCCGTTGCCGAACTCATTTGTGGTAAGTATGGCCATGTAAATTACAAAGCCATTCCTTGGATCGTTTACACTTGGCCCGAAGTGGCTTGGGTGGGACAGGGCGAAGAAGAACTAAAAGCCAAAGGCATCGAATACAAAGTGGGTAAGTACATGTTCAAACCCAATGCTCGTGCCAAAGCCATGAACGAAACCGATGGACAGGTAAAAGTCATTGCCGACAAAAAAACGGACAAACTCCTAGGGATTTATATCGTAGGTCCTAGGGCCTCGGACATGATTGCAGAAGCGGCGATTGCTTTTGAATTTGGTGCCAGTGCAGAAGACATTGCTCGTTCTACACATGCCCATCCTACTCTTTCTGAAGTACTTCGGGAAGCGGCGATGGATGCTGATGCGAAATGGTCCATCCATTCGTAGATTAACTGTTGTTTTGTTGTTTTAGGGAGAGAATATGACAACCGACCAGATGATGAGTTTATACGGCGATAACGTCGTATTATTGGAAGAGTATTACAAACAATTTAAAGAAGATCCTCAGAGTTTGTCAAAAGACTGGATCGACTTTTTTGGAGAACTAGAAAGGTCATCCGTTTCCGGAAACGGATCCAATGGAAATGGATTTGGTGGAAATGGATACGTAAATTATGCATCCACCGAACACAGAAAAGATTCTTCACTCAGCGACTTCGGGATCATCAACCTTCTCAATGCTTATAGAAGGCAAGGTCATTTAGCGGCTAACCTCGATCCACTCGGAATCAACAAACCAAACCGCGAATTCATCGATCTCAAAATCGGAGCACTCAAACAGAGTGACTTAGAAACAGAAGTGGATTCTGGAATTGCCAACCTAGGGAAAGCAAAACTAAAAGATGTAATCGATTGGTTTGAAAAAACCTATTGCGGATCAATCGGTTGTGAACACTACTATCTTGTCAATGATGAAGAACGGGAGTGGTTACAAAACCGAATGGAACCGCTTGCCAACAACGAACCCATTAGCAAAAAGACCGCCTTACGTTTGTTTGAAAAACTATACCAAGCTGATAGTTTTGAAAACTTCCTCGCCAAAAAATTCGTAGGGAAAAAACGATTTTCTCTCGAAGGTGGGGAAACCATGATCCCTATGCTCGATACCCTTGTGGAAGAAGCGGGGGGGCATAAAATGGATGCCCTTGTGATCGGGATGGCACATAGAGGACGACTCAATGTGCTTGTGAATATCATCCGTAAACCAGCAGGCCTTATTTTTGCTGAGTTCGAAGAAAAACTAAACCCAGGCCAACTCGGTTATGCGGACGTAAAATACCATCTTGGTTATTCCAACCATGTCATGACTCATTACGGGAAAGAAGTCAAACTCTCCCTTGCTTTCAACCCTTCTCACTTAGAAGCCGTAGACCCAGTGATTTTTGGATCGGTTCGGGCTCGCCAAGAAATGGCAAAGGATATGGACCGTTCTAAATTTATGCCAGTGGCCATCCACGGGGATGCAGCGTTTGCGGGCCAAGGAGTGGTGGCAGAAACTCTCAACATGATGAACCTAGATGGTTATACAGTGGGTGGAACTTTCCACATTGTGATCAATAACCAAATTGGATTCACCACTCTCCCAAGTGAATCTAGATCTACTTTGTATGCAACAGATCTTGCTAAAGGTTTCCAAGTTCCCATTTTCCACGTAAATGGAGATGATCCGGAAGCTACTTACCGAGTCACAAAACTTGCGTTAGAATATCGTCAAAAATTCAAAAAAGATGTGATCATCGATTTAATTTGTTACAGAAGGCTTGGTCACAACGAAACAGACGAACCAACTTTTACACAACCACAGATGTATGACATCATCAAAAAACATCCAAAAACAATCTCCATTTATGAAGAGAAGTTATTAAAACGTGGTGATATCACACAAGAAGAAATCCAGTTCATTAAAGATGGAATCCTACAAGGTCTGGAAACTTCCTTCCAACAAGCCAAAGAAAAAGACACTCGTATCACTGTCGATACACTTGGTGGAGTATGGTCAAGATACACGAAAGAACCGTTGGATTCAGATGTACATACTGAACTTCTCCAACAACAGTTAGGTGGGATCGTAAAAGCAGTGACCACTCTTCCCGAAGGTTTTACAGCCAATCCAAAACACATTAAAGTATTGGAAGATCGTAAAAAAATGGGTGCTGGAGAACTTCCAATCGATTGGGGTTTTGCGGAATCACTTTCCTTTGGTTCCATTTTGGAAAATGGATTTCCCATTCGACTTGGGGGACAAGATGCACAAAGAGGAACTTTCTCTCATAGACATGCCACTCTTTCTGACATTGCCAATGGGAAAAAACTCACTCTCCTCAACCATATCAGTGATAAACAAGCAAAGATAGAGATCGTAAACTCCTCTCTATCTGAATATTCATGTTTAGGATTTGAGTATGGGTATTCCCTTGCGGATCCAAGTAGTCTTGTGATGTGGGAAGCTCAATTTGGAGACTTTGCAAACAACGCTCAGGTGATTTTTGACCAATTCATTTCCAGTTCCGAAATCAAATGGCAAAGGATGTCTGGTCTTGTTTGTTTACTCCCACATGGATATGAAGGACAAGGTCCAGAACACTCTTCGGCAAGACTCGAACGTTTCCTCCAACTTTGTGCTCTTGATAATATCCAAGTGGCAAACCTAACCACACCGGCACAGTATTTCCATATACTACGTCGACAGATCCTCCAAAGTTTTAGAAAACCACTCATCATCATGACACCGAAGTCTCTACTTCGTTTGAAAGATGCAGCTTCTAGTTTGGAAGACATCACAACTGGGGCTTTTAGAAAGATCCTTCCTGATCCAGTCGCAAAACCAGAAAAAGTGGAGAAGTTACTTTTCTGTTCTGGAAAAGTATATTACGACCTACGAAAAGCTATTGATGCACAAAAATTGGAAAACGTAGCAGTGGTTCGTATCGAACAACTCTATCCGTTTCCAGAAAACCATATCAAACAAATGATTACCAGTTACGGAAAATTGAAAAAATTTGTATGGGTGCAAGAAGAGCCAAAAAACCAAGGTGCTTGGTTCTTTGTAAGAGACCGAATCGAAGCAGTGATGCCGGAAAACAAACGCCTGCATTACGCTGGTCGTTCCGAGTTCCCAAGTCCTGCTTGTGGACACGTAGTCACACACTTAAAAGAACAAGAAGATTTAGTGAAGGATGCATTGTCTTAAACAAACACCAAGCGGTTTAGGAACGTTTGTTACCACTCTGTAAAGTTTTGAAAACCGCTTCTTATTTGTTGCCAAACTAAAATAAAAAACCCCAAGTAAAATTGGGGTTTTTTATTTTGTTTCCTTAAAAAATTCTTCTCCTACTCCATGAGCAGAGTATCCCATTTGCTTTTACCCAAGTTTGGGGAGAATGATTTGATTAAGGGTTTTGTTCCGAAGCAGTCAAAGACTCTAGTGAACCACTTAAGATTCCTTTTGTAGTGACTACATCATAATCATATACATGAAGTTTGATGTTTGGTTCGGGGAGTTTTTTCCTGATATTTTTTAGTTGTGGTTCCGGATTTTTTCCCAAAATCAAAGTTAGGTGGTTTTTCAAAGAATTAAAAAGTAATTTTCTAAAATGGTACCCTTGTGGTAACACAGAATCCAATTTATTCGTTTCTGGATCAAAGAGGAATACAAATTTGTGGTCTTTGTAATTGAGCACTCCATCCAAATTGCTATCTTCAGTTACTGCAAAGATCAAAAGTTTTTTTTCAATTTGTAAGACATCTTCTTTGGGATCATCAATGGTGTTGGCCACTGATTTTTTAGAAAACTCTCCCACAAAAAAATCCCAAATGTATACATCATGAGAAAAAAGTTTTTGAACCTTCCCATCCTTTAAACTGATCGAATATAAATTTCTTGCGTGAGTTAAGATCCCATCGGGTCCAAACCCACCAGATTCTGTTACAAGTCCATGTGGGTAAATGAAGTATTGTTTCCAATAGATCTTCCCGTTCCCGTCTTCTAAATCCAAACGATCCGAAGGTTCTGGAGTATTATCTTTATTGTCTTTTTCTTTAGACTCGGGAGTTTCTACTGTGACTTCATACCCATCATCATAGAGGCGCCAACTCTTAGACAAACTAAAAGTTAACACCGCCAAAATGAGTAAAAAGAATAAAAATACTCCGACCCTAAACTTTTCCATTATTTGTTAGCGTTATACGCTTTTATAGCACTAAACACTTCATCAAGCTCCGAATCTGTCATATAAGCAAACAGAGGGAAGTTAAGAACTGATTTGGAAATCCTACGAGCATTCCCATCTTTTCCAAAACGTTCGACTAGATATGGTTTTGCACCTGGCTGGTCGGACATAGCTCCTGGATAAATATTCCCAAATCCAATTCCTTTTTCTTTTAAAACCGCTTCGATTTTTGGACGGACTTCAGGGTCCACCAAAGTCACGTTACAGTATCCGTTTTCCTCATATCCTTTTGGAGGTTTGATGACACCAATCCCAAGACCCGGTAATTCTTTATAATAGACATCTTGTGATTTTTTACGTGAATCAATGCGAGCTTGCAGATGTTTTAAAGATAAATTTAAAAATGCCGCTTGCAGGGAGTCAAGTCTTGAGTTCCAACCCACTAGTCCGTGTTCGTAATGAGAAGTGCGTCCGTGGTTGACAAGCCTACGTGTGATAACCGATAATTCTTCATCGTTAGTGAATACTGCACCACCGTCTCCAGCAGCACCTAACACCTTCGCAGGATAAAAGGAAGTGGTTGAGATCAGAGCTTCTTTATATAAAGACTTTCCATTATGTTTTACACCAAAACATTGTGCCCCATCTTCAATGAGAGCCACGTTTTTTTCTTTGCAAAACTTTCGAAGGTCTTCAATGTTTGCTGTTCCCCAGCCGTATAAATGGACAACAAGGGCCGCTTTCGGTTTTACTTTTTCGACAGCTTCCTTAAAAACTTGGAAGTCCATTTGTAAGTCTGTAGGATTGGTATCTACAGTATAAGGATCTCCACCCACATTCACAACGGCTTCAAAAGTTGCCCAGAATGTTGAGTCCGGTAACAAAACCTTATCCCCACGACCTACTCCCACAGCTCGAAGAGCCAATTGTAATGCGTCAGTTCCATTGGCACAACCAATGGCATACTTTGTCTCTGCCCAAGAAGCAAGACTTGTTTCCAAATCGGTCACTTCGTTTCCACCGATGAACTGTGCGTTCAAAGACATGGACTTTACTTTTTCATTCCAGGTGTCCAAAAATCCTGGTTCAAATCGTTTGATATCTATAAATGGAACTGCCATTGTATGCCCTTTTTATTTACTTATTGTGAAAACTTGATGAAGCCAACCGTTGAACTCTTTGGAATACATTGTCCAAAGAAAAAATAAAGCCCAATACAGAACCGTCCCATAGGCAAGTGCTGGGATCAAGGTTTTACTTAAATTATTGGATGCGGAATAATAAATACGAATGAGAACTAGGGGCCATAAAAAGAATAAAAATACATAAATGGAATTTCCCATTGCCGAAATCCAAGTTAAAACCTCTGCTTTTGGATTTTCTTTCCAACGAGCCACCCCTTCCCAAAATTCGGGAAAAAATTGGACCAAATAAAAACAAAACACCAGGAAGAAAAAAAACTTCCAATGAGATTCTAAATCTCTCCGGAAAAGAGTGAGAAGAAGCCCCACAAACCAAATAAATAGAACCGGAAAGGCAAGGACTTCCAATAGTGTCATGGCTTTATTTTTGTATTCTCCGTGAGTCGTTCTAAACAGGAAATGAGTCCTGTGGGATCACTAATGCCCTTACCGGCAATGTCAAAGGCAGTTCCGTGGTCAGGGGACACACGGGTAAAATCCAGTCCTAAGGTTATGTTCACTCCCTTTTTCCCTTCAAGCAATTTAAATGGAATGAGTCCTTGGTCATGATATCCTGCCAAATACAAATCGTAAGTTTTTGCCCCTGGCAAAAAAGCAGAATCGGCGGACAGTGGACCTTCTACAGAATACTTAGCTTTTTTTAAGATTTTGGCACCAACAGCAAGTAGGGTCGATTCCTCGTCCCCAATCTTTCCCCCTTCTCCGGCATGGGGATTTAGGCCCAAATAAGCAATTTTGGGATTTTTTAAAAAGCGAGAACTTGTCATTGCCTTTGCCAATTCTTTCCAAGAAAACTTTTTTAATTCTTTCACCACATCTTTCAAAGGCACATGGGTGGTTAAGGGAATGACATTGAGTTTTTCCCCACTCATCATCATAAACGTAGGTCGTTTATAAAATTCAGCCAAAGTTTCTGTATGGCCCCGAAATCCTTTGATCCCTGCTTTTTGTACCCACTCTTTGGAAAGAGGCAAAGTGATGAGGTCAGCTCCGAGTTCTTTTTGCGCATCCATTGCAGCCAAAAGCGAATCATAGGCCATTTTTCCAGAGCTCGCAGAAGGTTTTCCTAAAACAAAGGAACGAGTTTTTTTAGAATCTGACCAAGTAAGTGAATAAAATCCTGGTTCAGCACTGGGTTTTGTAAGGTTTGGGAGAGAAGGAACTGTGATGTTGTGGGGCCCGCGCACAAGATAAATGCGGTGGTGTTTCCCCAAAGCTAACAATTGTGGGAAGGCAGAAACTACAAGTTCGTAGTTGATACTTGTTGGATCGCCTTCCGAAATCAGAATGGTTTTCAATTATTCTTTTGCGTTTGGTTGTTTCCCAAAAATCTTCTCAACACTTAAGGAATCTTTTGAGTATTCCAATTCAATTAGGTCTTTGGCACTGTGTTTTAGGTCGTTGGAAATCATACAACGTCCTTCCAAAATCACCCCGTTTTGGATGATAAGCTCTGGGGTTTTGATATCTCCCAAGATTTTAGAGGTAGGAAGGAGCATCACACGGTTTCTGGCAGTGACGTTTCCGGCAACAATTCCCTCTACGATGACACTGGCAGCAGTGATGTTGGTTTTGACCTTTCCTGTAACACCAATGTAGAGGTGTTCGGCCTGGAGGGATTTCCCCTCGAATTTACCGTCAATTTTTAAGGATCCATTGATGAAGAATTTACCATTGAAGTAAGAATTCTCACCAATCGTTGAATTGGTAACTTCGGTCTGATTTTTGACTAATGCCATGCTGTTACGAGTCCGTTATTGTGATTTTTCACAGTGTGCGTTTCCCCCCGGGAATGAAAAGGTTTTTTTAACCTCTAAAAGACGGGAGTCGAATCAAATCACAAGCCTCTTCCGCAAATTCTTGAAATTCACGGAGCCCTTCCATGATGGATCGACCTTCCAAAACCGTGGCCTTTTCAAAACGTGGATTGAATTTGATAGGTTCTTCCATGTTCATGATCACGTTTACCCCATCTTTGATGTCCTTATTCACCGCCGTGAGGAAATCTCGAAATTTACCCAAAGTTTCAAAAGATTCCGCTATAAATATTCGAGATTGTTTATTTTTCATTCGAGATAGCTGCTCACGAAACTCTTGTTTGTCGGCAGCTGCATATTCTTCGATTGTCTCAACAAGGATCTTCATATTTCTACGTAAGTTCTCCATATATTTGAGAACTGAATCCCTTTCTGTAGCATGAGAATAATCAAATTTGATATGACCATCTCCAAGGATAGGAATGTATTCCAAATCCATAATATTCACAAGTGTGCCAATTTGATTGATTTCACTATCATTCGAATTGGGAGAGACTTTCATCACCGGATATTGAGAAATGACTTTGTGTTTGAGGTTCTCTGGGTTTTCCTCTCTTGTTTTTGCATTCCGCATGGTCTGCTCTAAATTATCAGGAATTCCTTCAGGGGATACCTCTTGCATCCTACGCCTATAACGTTCAATGTCGAAGGCAACTCGTTCCTTTTGCAGATCATTTTTTGCATTTCTTTCAATTTTCTCCAAATTCCTTAGCATTTTCTGCAATTTGGAGAGTTCCATAATCTGTTCTTGGGTTAGTGGCATCTTACATCCAACCTTCTGGAATATGGATCGATTCACCAGAGGCAACTAATGACCGTTCAATGGAAGATCCTAAAATTTCATCCCCTTTTTGTTTTAAAACACGCCAATATAAATTAAGAGCTAAAGGTAAATACTTAAGCCTACCAGCTTTTTTATAAAATTGTAAAAACTTATCGTTTTCCTTTTTCACAAAATAGATACAAGCCAATTGTAAATTGATAAAATACGAATAGGGTTTGAGAATGAGTTCTTTTTTTAGTCCTTCTTCAAATCTTTCACCTTCATTACGAAATCTTACCACGGTTTCGACAAATGGATCCATTTGGTGAGTGAGTTCATAACCGAATCCATCACCATAAGTCCAATCTCCACGTAAACTTGTTTCCAACTCTTCTCTGTATAAAACAAATTCCTCATCTGAAAAGTAACGTTTAGCATAACGCAAAGCAAAAGACGCAGGAATTTTTCCAAGAGAAATGGAACGGAACTTTCCTTTTTCCCAATCATCCCACTCTGCATAAAAACCAATGATAAATTTCCAGAACCTAAATGTTTCTTCTCCGGTAAACCATCCGGTTTCGATGGCATGAAACAGAACTCCAGAGATTTGCCACTGAGAATCTAAAGTTAAGGCATCGGTGAGCGTTTTAAAATCTAAAACTTCCCTGTTTCCTTTTGCATATTCAACTAACATATGCAATATGGAGTTTTCGAATGGGATTTCAGAATTTTCCCAACCAAGTAAAAATAAAAACCGACGATTGTCTTCAGTTTGGCCAAAGAATTCCTTGGTTTTGAGCACCCAGTTGCGAAACTTGAGGATTTCACCTGCATACAAAAGTCCAAACCCAATGAGTTCCCAATCTTCTCTTTCCATTTCTTCAAAATCCCGATTTTGGCAAATTTCCCAAATTTGGTCCAAGGATTCTTTAGGAAAAGAGGATGGGGTAAAAAGTTGTGGGTCTCGAAATCGATTAGCGGTTTCATTTTCCCCTAAAATGGAACAAAGGCTGAACCCCCCGGAAAAATCGGTCGATAAATAATAGAGATAGTTTGCAAAACGAGACTGATTGCCCGAAAAAAAGGCACGAAGGATAGGCCAAAGTTCATTCAGACTGGCCTTTTTTGGAATCACAGGCCCAGGGTGGAATTCAATCCGATATTCCGGCCATTGCAGTTTGTATTCTGTTTGTAAGCTCATAAGGAGAGGAACCTTCCCTCTCTAAATTCGTAATCATAGGAAGTATGCATGAGGCATTTTTGGTTAGCAAGTAGAATTCTTCTCTTTTTCACAACATCCCTATTTGCGGAAACTGACCTTCAATATTTAATTAAATCCCACCAATGGGGACAAATCGAAAACCACTTTCGAAATACAAATCCTTCTCGGGAAAGTGAAGTATATAGCCTTATTGAATTCCATGAAAAAGCACCTAACGGTGACAAGGAGAAACGATTTCGGTATTTGATTTCTCTTGTGCGCGGAGTTTTTGTCACAGAATCCTCAGAAGAAGAAGTAAAAAAAATTCTGACACAAACCATGCCCTTCCAAACCACACTATTTAAACTCAGTTATTGGAAGTTGTACACAGAAATTACACAAAAAAATTACCTTACACCCGCCGAACGAATCCAATTTTTAAATCGATTGAATTTAGAAGAAGATCCCATTTGTCGTAGGTTACTGGATGAACTGGTTCGTCTTCTTGCGGCAAACAACCAATGGAAAGATATTTTAGATAAAATTAATTCTATCCAAGAATCGCACAGAAGATACCTTCTCACAGGCGATACACAATATAGATACGGGAAAGCAAAACTTATATTAGGTGATGAAAAGGGTGCAGTTGAGGAATGGCTGAATTGCCTACAAAGAGATGGACTTTCAGATTCTACCGTACAGATGATTGCCGCAGATTGGTCGAAATACAAAGGATCGGGAAGTATTTTGCAACTGGCTCCTTCTGAGCTCACTCTCTTATTGCCAGCGATTAACAATAATGACAAAGAAGCTTTGTTTCGCACAAGGCCAGAACTTTTTTCCACAAGACTTGCCTATTATGAAGGTTTCAGACACCTCACTTCTGTATTAACCAAAACGGGAAAAATAAACGAACTTTTTAGAGTTTTACGAACTAACAAAACCTTTGTGGATATGGATTCCTCATGGATTGTGAGTTTGTCTGACATTTTATACCAACAAAACAAATTCCAAAATGCGATTGAACTTTTAAAAACATTTCCAGGAAAAGATGCGGGTTATTACCGAGTTCTTGCCGCCACATACGATCGATTAGGTGACCGAGAATTATATTTTGAAAACTTAGTTTTATATTTAGGAAAATATCCATTTAATCTTTTTTACCAAGATCGGCTTATCGAATACCTAGTGGATCGCAAAGGTGAAAATTCCAACTATGCCCCACTAACAAAATTTGAAAGAGCCCTTGCCGAAATTCCCAACTTACCTGTAAAAGGCCGGCTCGTGTATTGGTATTTACGATCCCTTAAAGAAAGTGGGGATATAGAAAAGTTAAAAAAAGAACTAAAAAGGTATTATTTCCTTTGTCCAGGATCCTATTACACAAGAGTCATCCGTGAAGAATTTTTATCTTTCATCAAAGAAGGAAATAAACCAGACAATCCAACATACAACAAAGAATATTTATTTGAATATTTATCTTATACCGCAGGAATTCCGGAAGAATCCTATGCACTCCTAGGAAGAAACTTAGGGTTTGCTTATCCGAAAGATTCCTATGAACTAGGAAACAAACTGGGAGGAATGAGCTCAAGGATCCAAGGCCATAAACTTTTGAATCTCGCCAAAGAATACTTTCGCGTGGGTGAGGATAGTTTGGGGCTTAATCTTGTTAACTTTCACGTAAAACGAGAAAATCTTTCCGAGGAAGAAAAAGATGAAATTCTGGTGGGGATCGGAGACCTCACATATAACACTTATTATACTGCTTTTCACACAAGGTCATTATTAAAAAGACATCTCATCCCAGATGATCCCATACTTTTACCCACTTCCCTCTCCACGAGAATTTTTCCAAGACCCCACCAAAGTATTGTCTCTCGTTACGCGCAGGAAAATGATATCTCCGAAGATAAGGTGTATGCATTAATGCGCCAAGAATCCTTCTTTAAAGAAACAGCGACTTCCAGATCTAATGCCCGAGGCCTAATGCAAATTATGCCCGCCACCGGAAAAGAA
This region of Leptospira montravelensis genomic DNA includes:
- a CDS encoding LBF_1011 family protein, coding for MSLQTEYKLQWPEYRIEFHPGPVIPKKASLNELWPILRAFFSGNQSRFANYLYYLSTDFSGGFSLCSILGENETANRFRDPQLFTPSSFPKESLDQIWEICQNRDFEEMEREDWELIGFGLLYAGEILKFRNWVLKTKEFFGQTEDNRRFLFLLGWENSEIPFENSILHMLVEYAKGNREVLDFKTLTDALTLDSQWQISGVLFHAIETGWFTGEETFRFWKFIIGFYAEWDDWEKGKFRSISLGKIPASFALRYAKRYFSDEEFVLYREELETSLRGDWTYGDGFGYELTHQMDPFVETVVRFRNEGERFEEGLKKELILKPYSYFINLQLACIYFVKKENDKFLQFYKKAGRLKYLPLALNLYWRVLKQKGDEILGSSIERSLVASGESIHIPEGWM
- a CDS encoding DegT/DnrJ/EryC1/StrS family aminotransferase; the protein is MAVPFIDIKRFEPGFLDTWNEKVKSMSLNAQFIGGNEVTDLETSLASWAETKYAIGCANGTDALQLALRAVGVGRGDKVLLPDSTFWATFEAVVNVGGDPYTVDTNPTDLQMDFQVFKEAVEKVKPKAALVVHLYGWGTANIEDLRKFCKEKNVALIEDGAQCFGVKHNGKSLYKEALISTTSFYPAKVLGAAGDGGAVFTNDEELSVITRRLVNHGRTSHYEHGLVGWNSRLDSLQAAFLNLSLKHLQARIDSRKKSQDVYYKELPGLGIGVIKPPKGYEENGYCNVTLVDPEVRPKIEAVLKEKGIGFGNIYPGAMSDQPGAKPYLVERFGKDGNARRISKSVLNFPLFAYMTDSELDEVFSAIKAYNANK
- a CDS encoding 2-oxoglutarate dehydrogenase E1 component, translated to MTTDQMMSLYGDNVVLLEEYYKQFKEDPQSLSKDWIDFFGELERSSVSGNGSNGNGFGGNGYVNYASTEHRKDSSLSDFGIINLLNAYRRQGHLAANLDPLGINKPNREFIDLKIGALKQSDLETEVDSGIANLGKAKLKDVIDWFEKTYCGSIGCEHYYLVNDEEREWLQNRMEPLANNEPISKKTALRLFEKLYQADSFENFLAKKFVGKKRFSLEGGETMIPMLDTLVEEAGGHKMDALVIGMAHRGRLNVLVNIIRKPAGLIFAEFEEKLNPGQLGYADVKYHLGYSNHVMTHYGKEVKLSLAFNPSHLEAVDPVIFGSVRARQEMAKDMDRSKFMPVAIHGDAAFAGQGVVAETLNMMNLDGYTVGGTFHIVINNQIGFTTLPSESRSTLYATDLAKGFQVPIFHVNGDDPEATYRVTKLALEYRQKFKKDVIIDLICYRRLGHNETDEPTFTQPQMYDIIKKHPKTISIYEEKLLKRGDITQEEIQFIKDGILQGLETSFQQAKEKDTRITVDTLGGVWSRYTKEPLDSDVHTELLQQQLGGIVKAVTTLPEGFTANPKHIKVLEDRKKMGAGELPIDWGFAESLSFGSILENGFPIRLGGQDAQRGTFSHRHATLSDIANGKKLTLLNHISDKQAKIEIVNSSLSEYSCLGFEYGYSLADPSSLVMWEAQFGDFANNAQVIFDQFISSSEIKWQRMSGLVCLLPHGYEGQGPEHSSARLERFLQLCALDNIQVANLTTPAQYFHILRRQILQSFRKPLIIMTPKSLLRLKDAASSLEDITTGAFRKILPDPVAKPEKVEKLLFCSGKVYYDLRKAIDAQKLENVAVVRIEQLYPFPENHIKQMITSYGKLKKFVWVQEEPKNQGAWFFVRDRIEAVMPENKRLHYAGRSEFPSPACGHVVTHLKEQEDLVKDALS
- the lpdA gene encoding dihydrolipoyl dehydrogenase; translation: MEQYDIVVIGAGPGGYVAAVRAAQLGKKVAIIEKRKTLGGTCLNVGCIPSKALLDSSEEYHKTKHKLADHGISVKDVKIDIAKMMARKDKVVSEVTSGVDYLMKKNKITRYLGHASFVSKTEISITSEDGKKETISGTNIIIATGSTPIEIPPLPVDGKNIVTSDHAIALDSVPEHLIIVGAGVIGLELGSVWLRLGAKVTVVELMPRLFGTADQAMASLAERLLTQQGINFLFETKVHGAKVKGKKVEVEIEGKDGKKSILEGDKVLVSIGRRPNTDGLGAKEIGVEMTDRGRVKVELNKFQTNVPNIYAIGDVVDGPMLAHKAEDEGIAVAELICGKYGHVNYKAIPWIVYTWPEVAWVGQGEEELKAKGIEYKVGKYMFKPNARAKAMNETDGQVKVIADKKTDKLLGIYIVGPRASDMIAEAAIAFEFGASAEDIARSTHAHPTLSEVLREAAMDADAKWSIHS
- a CDS encoding bactofilin family protein, whose protein sequence is MALVKNQTEVTNSTIGENSYFNGKFFINGSLKIDGKFEGKSLQAEHLYIGVTGKVKTNITAASVIVEGIVAGNVTARNRVMLLPTSKILGDIKTPELIIQNGVILEGRCMISNDLKHSAKDLIELEYSKDSLSVEKIFGKQPNAKE
- a CDS encoding PdxA family dehydrogenase — its product is MKTILISEGDPTSINYELVVSAFPQLLALGKHHRIYLVRGPHNITVPSLPNLTKPSAEPGFYSLTWSDSKKTRSFVLGKPSASSGKMAYDSLLAAMDAQKELGADLITLPLSKEWVQKAGIKGFRGHTETLAEFYKRPTFMMMSGEKLNVIPLTTHVPLKDVVKELKKFSWKELAKAMTSSRFLKNPKIAYLGLNPHAGEGGKIGDEESTLLAVGAKILKKAKYSVEGPLSADSAFLPGAKTYDLYLAGYHDQGLIPFKLLEGKKGVNITLGLDFTRVSPDHGTAFDIAGKGISDPTGLISCLERLTENTKIKP